A single genomic interval of Fibrobacter sp. UWEL harbors:
- a CDS encoding RDD family protein yields the protein MRDKKVMAFAIDFVITIAIYNIPFYFMVMQPVLAGQKLDSHQTFVDAFLAALVAMIYMVVRDLPKKGSIGKRAMGLQLVDARTKLPASVLQRVLRNVFWLLGWPEMLVYIIKGKRLGDYVSRTEIVEMKVPCDF from the coding sequence ATGAGAGATAAGAAGGTGATGGCTTTTGCTATTGACTTTGTCATAACGATTGCTATTTACAATATCCCGTTTTACTTTATGGTGATGCAGCCTGTTTTGGCTGGTCAGAAACTTGATTCCCATCAGACGTTTGTGGATGCGTTCCTTGCGGCTCTGGTTGCCATGATTTATATGGTGGTTAGGGATTTGCCTAAGAAGGGTAGTATCGGGAAGCGTGCTATGGGGTTGCAACTGGTGGATGCCAGAACGAAGCTTCCTGCTAGTGTGCTTCAGCGAGTGTTGCGCAACGTTTTCTGGCTTTTGGGCTGGCCTGAGATGCTGGTCTATATCATCAAGGGAAAGCGTTTGGGCGATTACGTTTCTAGGACGGAAATCGTCGAGATGAAAGTGCCTTGTGATTTTTAG